One segment of Tachyglossus aculeatus isolate mTacAcu1 chromosome 16, mTacAcu1.pri, whole genome shotgun sequence DNA contains the following:
- the GJB3 gene encoding gap junction beta-3 protein, producing MDWKTLQALLSGVNKYSTAFGRIWLSVVFVFRVLVYVVAAERVWGDEQKDFDCNTKQPGCTNVCYDHFFPISNIRLWALQLIFVTCPSLLVIMHVAYREDRERKHREKHGEACPKLYSNTGKKHGGLWWTYLLSLFSKLIIEIVFLYILNRLWYGFDLPRLVQCAYVAPCPNIVDCYIARPSEKKVFTYFMVGASAVCIVLTVCEIAYLIFKRVVRCAQKGEKRKAYPAPSASRASTCRCPHRLLGPEGDQAVTKSPEGLRASAPNLTLI from the coding sequence ATGGACTGGAAGACGCTCCAGGCCCTCCTGAGCGGCGTCAACAAGTACTCCACCGCCTTCGGCCGCATCTGGCTGTCGGTGGTCTTTGTCTTCCGGGTGCTGGTGTACGTGGTGGCCGCCGAGCGGGTGTGGGGCGACGAGCAGAAGGACTTCGACTGCAACACAAAGCAGCCGGGCTGCACCAACGTTTGCTATGACCATTTCTTCCCCATCTCCAACATCCGCCTGTGGGCCCTGCAGCTCATCTTCGTCACCTGCCCGTCCCTGCTGGTTATCATGCACGTGGCCTACAGGGAAGACCGGGAACGCAAACACCGGGAGAAGCACGGGGAGGCGTGCCCCAAGCTCTACTCCAACACGGGCAAGAAGCATGGGGGGCTGTGGTGGACCTACCTGCTCAGCCTCTTCTCTAAGCTCATCATCGAGATCGTCTTCTTGTACATCCTGAACAGGCTCTGGTACGGGTTTGACCTGCCCCGCTTGGTTCAGTGTGCCTACGTGGCCCCCTGCCCCAACATCGTTGACTGCTACATTGCCCGCCCCTCCGAGAAGAAAGTCTTCACCTACTTCATGGTGGGCGCCTCAGCCGTCTGCATCGTCTTGACCGTCTGCGAGATCGCCTACCTCATCTTCAAGCGAGTGGTGCGGTgcgcacagaagggagagaagcggAAAGCCTACCCTGCCCCTTCGGCCAGCAGGGCCTCCACCTGCCGCTGCCCCCACCGGCTGCTAGGCCCAGAGGGGGACCAAGCCGTGACCAAGTCTCCTGAGGGGCTGCGGGCCTCTGCCCCCAACCTGACTCTGATCTGa